A stretch of the Gracilinanus agilis isolate LMUSP501 chromosome 4, AgileGrace, whole genome shotgun sequence genome encodes the following:
- the TEX38 gene encoding testis-expressed protein 38 produces the protein MEDETFIPHHLKRDFWVQIIRGENDERGLNSLEQSVPESPGRGAHSYPRKEKKEEPAGWRRAGKEGLPSESLLRHTSPSSTQPSALMDPRGDRLSIPGVWLPLYFGALGLCSVVTGVCMVFLHWRKKVRREEQAQEWVEVMQAATFTYSPLLYWINKRRQYGMNTGIKVELPVAIPKPEVSKPLTGIQEGKSKATPARPIMSPASAPPLTCYSTPGPRNSAFQEGPLAPSLCSLPPTANHSASYPFTIYSERSTQFHSLPALAHGDYHTNPKSLAYEL, from the exons ATGGAAGATGAGACCTTCATCCCTCATCACCTCAAAAGGGATTTTTGGGTCCAAATCATTCGAGGGGAAAATGATGAGAGAGGGCTGAACTCCCTAGAACAATCAGTGCCCGAGAGCCCTG GGAGGGGAGCACATTCCTACcccaggaaggagaaaaaagaggagccTGCAGG TTGGAGGAGGGCTGGGAAGGAGGGCCTTCCCTCTGAGAGTCTGTTGAGGCACACCTCACCCAGCAGCACCCAGCCCTCTGCCCTCATGGATCCCCGAGGGGACCGGCTGAGCATCCCTGGTG TCTGGCTCCCACTGTACTTTGGTGCCTTGGGGCTATGCTCTGTGGTTACTGGTGTCTGCATGGTCTTTCTCCACTGGAGGAAGAAGGTTCGAAGGGAAGAGCAGGCTCAGGAGTGGGTGGAAGTCATGCAGGCGGCCACCTTCACCTATAGCCCTCTCCTCTACTGGATCAACAAGCGTCGGCAGTATGGCATGAACACTGGGATCAAAGTGGAATTGCCGGTGGCCATCCCGAAGCCGGAGGTCTCCAAACCCCTGACAGGCATCCAGGAAGGAAAGAGCAAGGCCACCCCAGCCAGACCCATCATGTCCCCGGCCTCCGCACCACCTCTGACCTGTTATTCAACCCCAGGGCCACGCAATTCCGCCTTCCAGGAGGGGCCCTTAGCCCCATCGCTGTGCAGCCTGCCGCCTACGGCGAACCACTCTGCCTCCTACCCTTTCACCATCTATTCTGAGAGGAGCACCCAGTTTCACTCTCTGCCAGCTCTGGCCCATGGGGACTATCACACCAACCCCAAGAGCCTGGCTTACGAGCTGTAG